From a single Pirellulales bacterium genomic region:
- a CDS encoding PQQ-binding-like beta-propeller repeat protein, protein MRRPLTPQLWMCGVLALMAWVAPCAQAQNWPQWRGPRGDSTSEEHDLPLVWSERHGIAWKIELPGWGDSTPAVWGDALFVTAQDDDRLLVSKLDRVDGHTVWSREVARAETPRSSPKRSTQKFHDLQNNASPSPVTDGEVVVVHFGNGELAAYDFEGRQLWRHNLQDEYGAYSIWWGHANSPVLVGDLVISACMQDPLDDLGGRDADSYLVAHDKQSGEVKWKSRRKTGAHAEEGDSYTTPLVCQTPQGPQLVVMGANELDGYDPASGERLWYLPAIVGGRTITGPTAGLGMVFATQGMRKDLLAVKLGGSGKLSYRDVAWKETDATPDTCCPVLRRDLLFTVSDNGVAKCYDAYSGHQKWKKRLPGDYKASPVAAEGRIYFLNMHGVATVVAASNRYEKLAENPLDDETTASPALAGGRIYLRGKKHLYSIEKK, encoded by the coding sequence ATGCGGAGACCCCTGACCCCCCAGTTATGGATGTGCGGCGTGCTGGCACTCATGGCCTGGGTGGCGCCCTGCGCTCAGGCCCAGAATTGGCCGCAGTGGCGCGGCCCGCGCGGCGATAGCACCAGCGAAGAGCACGATCTGCCGTTGGTCTGGAGCGAACGGCACGGCATTGCCTGGAAGATCGAACTGCCCGGCTGGGGCGACAGCACGCCGGCCGTCTGGGGCGACGCTCTCTTCGTCACCGCCCAAGACGACGACAGGCTCCTCGTTTCGAAGCTCGATCGCGTCGACGGCCATACCGTCTGGTCGCGAGAAGTCGCACGCGCCGAGACGCCGCGCAGCAGTCCCAAGCGCAGCACGCAGAAGTTCCATGACTTGCAAAACAATGCCAGCCCATCGCCCGTGACCGACGGCGAGGTGGTGGTCGTCCACTTCGGCAACGGCGAGCTGGCGGCTTACGACTTCGAGGGCCGGCAGCTCTGGCGCCACAATCTGCAAGACGAGTACGGAGCCTACAGCATCTGGTGGGGTCACGCCAACAGTCCCGTGCTGGTCGGCGATCTGGTGATCTCGGCCTGCATGCAGGACCCGCTCGACGATCTGGGCGGTCGAGACGCCGACAGCTATCTGGTGGCCCACGACAAACAGAGCGGCGAAGTGAAATGGAAATCGAGGCGCAAGACGGGCGCCCACGCCGAGGAAGGCGATTCTTACACCACGCCGCTCGTCTGCCAGACGCCGCAAGGTCCGCAATTGGTCGTGATGGGGGCCAACGAGCTGGACGGCTACGACCCGGCCAGCGGCGAACGCCTGTGGTATCTGCCGGCCATCGTCGGCGGACGCACGATCACCGGCCCGACGGCCGGCCTGGGCATGGTGTTCGCCACGCAAGGCATGCGCAAGGATCTGCTGGCGGTCAAGCTGGGCGGCAGCGGCAAACTTTCGTACCGCGACGTGGCCTGGAAGGAGACCGACGCGACGCCCGACACGTGTTGCCCGGTGTTGCGGCGAGACCTGCTGTTCACCGTGAGCGACAACGGGGTCGCCAAGTGCTACGACGCATACAGCGGCCATCAGAAATGGAAGAAGCGTTTGCCGGGCGATTACAAGGCGTCGCCCGTCGCGGCCGAAGGGCGGATCTACTTTCTCAACATGCACGGCGTGGCGACGGTGGTGGCCGCGAGCAACCGTTACGAGAAGCTGGCCGAGAACCCGCTCGACGACGAGACCACGGCATCGCCGGCGCTGGCCGGCGGAAGAATCTATCTGCGTGGCAAGAAGCATCTCTACTCGATCGAAAAGAAATGA